A part of Cryptococcus neoformans var. neoformans JEC21 chromosome 4 sequence genomic DNA contains:
- a CDS encoding GrfA protein, putative, protein MLYRPYNPQPMPSPQLPLAGPSLPSARHRPRTLSLHSYDSHPRHGDQTHPPRKYTDPVPHASPSQREAQGQDQELDVDLDAYSAADFEADEDSPDRDPTLSFVTASTIDSVAGGPQVTTTYGHSSRMADAKGEQEPSLSMRSTSGRATTYSSAESSTGSGAFSYHTYSDHIYTPPPPLPQVPDGYNSSDSPGMAADYPIPRSNADQSHARQIRPPLSPSHSFTHRPWKRDIVNRLRSDSASSAFTAASVSTDNSAASSSRIPLPDAAYHYAYDDFTLPYEQEQAEPEALAMIKEGREKLLNMEKIEAMGGAEALGDSVICSLAGVTHLLLPSCGRRILDLLPRLLSVLAPSLVVLDLSDNNLARLPDSLQCCTSLEELNLSENPLRLLPQWMGNLTALRVLVVDGCGLTVLPQGLCHLCFLHTICVRRNKLVCLPTWLCLLNQLETLKVDGNPFTPEWAQIVPPILEGPFPMTASSSRRRNAHHRHLSINNGIRTPVSMASLESSDQEPNSASSSTPNLDQSFGTASSSASQSTYLVSALSSIAENNLHSAPLPETHANGEALASPGPVTETPQSHGGLRKMRSAGALLRSLDQSASNTTSNFTPPRPVIAERSATEGRRAASAMGNYHEEPQIHPGKLVKSSTPKTTTPPTKTGRWGFLRKMSMNRLRPDKEKVAAIAASASDNLKSLPPLPPIRHQHSEPIQHVTIRPGMVSTMSAATLPSRKIADFEGSEFGQMSSCSTPSALTMPISGLPYQPSPMSIASIGFGSALRGKRRSFLPIDGPPSINVQIPTSAFSTAGSADNISQLATEAPTSQTTALPYTPAQPMVGSPVTDTEYEERYTRGLETIKLILRDLHDLSRRSIMPRDGSTVMGNSSADSSYAGSTVPSEHPGSPLSSNRDSFINVRQARRPTLEGGDSRDSPAADSEEFGEREPSLSGKKFKNDKSKRTRCIHEIWETERTYVRNLGELVTIYVRPASQPVNQSKSVVETVIPAAERKIVFGGVESILAIHRDNFLPALETVLKQLIENGDDEKGILSIDTAYSVGEVFRTYIAYMKQYSTYITNFDNALARMKTWSLSNSGSSTPAFSGKSSAANASVNALSAGMGAVSLSASAVPTTSGQSMSSSQRKRVKAFLKKAREHPMHSQISLESYLLLPIQRVPRYKLLLTELAMCTPARSDGLRDALDDALTEISSLASLMNEEKRDADSRLRLLDWQKRFTNSGRSPLVQPHRRLVMEGPLTLSRIVKKASTFVECETVVKGDGDHTIMPGKAVVPVDYVMPESVEREVMLILCSDMMVLATDRGEGWDGHVNVFNVLRMATMQEPASLTAGNILRVVDNNSIYYFRGTSRENTLQWCRAINSARR, encoded by the exons ATGCTGTATCGCCCATACAACCCCCAACCCATGCCGTCGCCACAGCTTCCCCTGGCTGGgccctcccttccctccgcCCGCCACAGACCGCGCACGCTTTCCCTCCATTCCTACGACAGCCACCCCCGACATGGGGATCAAACACATCCGCCGCGCAAGTATACAGACCCCGTTCCACATGCATCGCCCAGCCAGCGCGAGGCCCAGGGACAAGACCAAGAGCTCGACGTGGATCTTGACGCGTATTCGGCCGCCGACTTTGAAGCTGATGAAGACTCGCCGGACAGGGATCCCACCCTGAGCTTTGTGACGGCTTCGACCATCGATTCCGTGGCTGGCGGCCCACAAGTAACGACGACATATGGCCACTCCTCCCGTATGGCAGATGCCAAGGGTGAGCAGGAACCTAGCTTATCTATGCGCTCGACAAGTGGTCGCGCTACTACATATTCCTCGGCCGAATCGTCTACCGGCTCCGGCGCCTTTTCCTACCACACCTACTCTGATCACATCTATACTCCCCCGCCACCCCTTCCCCAAGTACCAGATGGATACAACTCTTCGGATTCGCCAGGTATGGCTGCCGATTATCCCATCCCACGTAGTAACGCAGATCAATCCCATGCTCGTCAGATTCGTCCTCCCCTTTCACCCTCACATTCCTTTACACATAGACCATGGAAACGCGATATCGTCAACCGTTTACGAAGCGACTCGGCATCATCGGCTTTCACTGCAGCTTCAGTGTCTACGGACAACTCGGCTGCATCGTCCAGTCGGATTCCACTGCCAGATGCGGCGTATCACTATGCGTATGATGACTTTACGTTGCCCTACGAACAGGAGCAGGCTGAGCCTGAAGCCCTTGCGATGATCAAGGAAGGTAGAGAAAAGCTCTTGAAtatggagaagattgaggcAATGGGTGGCGCGGAAGCCCTTGGTGATAGCGTGATTTGCTCTCTGGCCG GCGTGAcacatcttcttctaccATCATGTGGACGACGAATACTCGATCTCCTCCCACGTTTGCTATCGGTACTTGCGCCGTCATTGGTGGTATTGGACCTGTCCGATAATAATCTGGCTCGTTTACCTGATTCACTTCAGTGTTGCACTTCATTGGAAGAGCTCAACCTGTCGGAAAACCCTTTGAGACTTCTCCCACAGTGGATGGGAAATCTGACCGCTTTGAGAGTACTCGTGGTAGACGGATGTGGACTTACGGTTCTACCACAAGGGCTGTGCCACCTATGTTTCCTGCATACCATCTGTG TCCGACGGAACAAACTGGTGTGTTTACCAACATGGCTTTGTCTTTTGAATCAGTTGGAGACGCTCAAGGTCGATGGGAATCCTTTCACCCCTGAATGGGCTCAGATTGTGCCTCCTATCCTGGAAGGTCCCTTCCCGATGACGGCGTCCAGCTCGAGGAGACGAAATGCCCATCATCGACATCTCTCCATCAATAATGGTATTCGCACTCCGGTTTCTATGGCATCTTTGGAAAGCTCTGACCAAGAACCTAACTCGGCTTCGTCATCTACCCCCAACCTCGACCAATCATTTGGcactgcttcttcttctgcgtCCCAGTCAACATATCTTGTGTCGGCTTTGAGCTCAATTGCCGAAAACAACCTCCATTccgctcctcttcccgaAACTCATGCAAATGGTGAGGCCTTGGCTTCCCCTGGACCAGTGACGGAGACGCCTCAATCTCACGGCGGCTTGCGAAAGATGCGCTCGGCGGGTGCACTCCTAAGATCTCTCGACCAATCGGCTTCGAACACCACTTCGAATTTTACACCGCCGCGTCCAGTGATCGCTGAGCGTTCTGCTACAGAAGGGCGGCGGGCTGCGAGCGCGATGGGTAATTACCACGAGGAACCTCAGATCCATCCAGGAAAACTCGTCAAGTCTTCTACTCCGAAAACCACTACACCACCGACTAAGACTGGCAGATGGGGATTCCTTCGTAAAATGTCCATGAATCGACTTCGACCGGATAAGGAAAAAGTAGCTGCCATCGCCGCTTCAGCCTCTGACAACCTCAAGTCCCTCCCgccccttcctcccattcGTCACCAACATTCCGAGCCTATACAACATGTCACCATCCGCCCAGGAATGGTTAGCACCATGTCCGCAGCCACATTGCCAAGCCGGAAGATAGCAGACTTTGAGGGGTCAGAGTTTGGCCAAATGAGCAGCTGTTCAACACCCTCGGCATTGACAATGCCTATATCGGGGCTGCCATACCAGCCGTCTCCCATGTCAATTGCTTCGATTGGGTTCGGGTCGGCATTGCGAGGAAAGAGGCGGAGTTTCTTACCGATTGATGGGCCACCTTCAATCAATGTCCAGATCCCTACGTCTGCCTTCTCGACCGCAGGTAGTGCAGATAACATTTCGCAACTAGCCACTGAAGCACCCACTTCCCAAACCACAGCACTACCTTACACCCCAGCCCAGCCTATGGTTGGATCTCCCGTCACGGATACCGAGTATGAAGAAAGGTATACCAGGGGACTTGAAACTATAAAGCTTATTCTTCGTGATCTCCACGACTTGTCCAGGCGTTCAATTATGCCTCGTGATGGGTCCACAGTCATGGGTAATAGCAGTGCGGATAGCAGTTACGCCGGCTCTACCGTTCCCTCCGAACACCCGGGCTCCCCCTTATCCTCAAATCGGGATTCGTTTATCAATGTTCGACAGGCTAGGCGGCCGACTCTTGAAGGCGGAGACTCTAGAGATTCGCCGGCGGCTGATTCAGAAGAATTTGGTGAAAGAGAACCATCCTTATCCGGCAAAAAGTTCAAGAATGACAAGTCAAAGCGAACAAGATGTATCCATGAGATATGGGAAACCGAGAGGACCTATGTTCGGAATCTAGGTGAATTGGTGACCATCTACGTTCGACCAGCCTCCCAACCTGTCAACCAAAGCAAATCCGTTGTGGAGACTGTTATCCCTGCTGCTGAGCGCAAAATCGTGTTTGGCGGCGTGGAGAGCATCCTTGCCATTCATCGAGATAATTTCTTGCCCGCCTTGGAAACGGTTTTGAAACAGTTGATCGAAAATGGGGATGACGAAAAGGGCATTTTGTCTATCGACACTGCATACAGTGTCGGCGAAGTTTTTAGGACTTACATTGCCTACATGAAGCAGTATTCCACGTATATCACGAATTTCGATAACGCACTGGCTCGAATGAAGACTTGGTCATTGTCAAATTCTGGTAGCTCGACCCCTGCATTCTCGGGCAAATCGTCAGCCGCAAATGCCTCTGTGAACGCATTGTCTGCTGGAATGGGCGCTGTCTCGCTGTCAGCATCAGCAGTTCCAACAACTTCCGGGCAATCTATGTCATCGAGTCAAAGGAAACGAGTCAAGGCTTTCCTGAAAAAGGCCAGGGAGCACCCCATGCATTCCCAAATCAGTCTGGAAAGCTATCTGCTTTTGCCGATTCAAAGGGTTCCTAGGTACAAGCTGCTT CTCACTGAACTTGCCATGTGCACGCCTGCCCGCTCTGACGGTCTGCGAGACGCTCTGGATGACGCGCTCACTGAAATTTCTAGCCTTGCCTCACTCATGAACGAGGAAAAGCGTGACGCCGATTCTCGATTGCGTCTTCTCGATTGGCAAAAACGATTCACAAATTCGGGGCgctctcctcttgttcaGCCTCATCGTCGCCTTGTCATGGAAGGCCCACTTACACTGTCTCGTATCGTCAAAAAAGCTTCTACGTTTGTAGAGTGTGAGACTGTGGTCAAAGGCGATGGGGACCACACGATCATGCCCGGCAAGGCCGTTGTCCCAGTTGACTATGTCATGCCAGAATCCGTAGAGAGAGAAGTGATGTTGATTTTATGTTCTGATATGATGGTGCTGGCGACAGATAGGGGAGAAGGGTGGGACGGGCATGTGAACGTTTTCAACGTATTGAGGATGGCCACAATGCAGGAACCTGCTAGCTTAACGGCTGGCAATATCTTGAGGGTCGTGGATAATAAC TCGATTTATTATTTTAGAGGAACATCTCGTGAAAATACGTTGCAATGGTGTAGGGCAATCAACTCTGCTCGGCGGTGA